The proteins below are encoded in one region of Pirellulales bacterium:
- a CDS encoding DNA repair exonuclease — translation MKILCTGDLHLGRRSSKVPEDQTRRQTPATVWEAMIAWAIDAHVGVVALTGDVVDRANRYFEALGPLERGLKRLVEAGIDVVAVSGNHDFDVLPRLVDTLASERFHLLGRGGVWQELQLERAGELLRVQGWSFPSEHFVESPLASYTALAETHASTNQAASTIVLLHGDLDVAASRYAPLTRRELAALPVAACLLGHVHRPLYEPSARGPAVLYPGSPQALDPGEAGQHGPWLLEVAGNRLRSARQIPLSLIRYEELDVDVTGALELAEVQTAIGVAVRGMLAEMACDGGALELLSLRLKLVGRTPLHHRLSRELAGQLADFRPSHDRVHAQVEKLFYETLPAVDLHELARAQDAPGMLARLILDLQSGTASTDIEHLTGAAQRRLLEAHHASAYEPIASDAPPDGVVARRVLHEAAAALLDELLAQKEPA, via the coding sequence ATGAAGATTCTTTGTACGGGCGATCTGCACCTCGGACGGCGCTCGAGCAAAGTGCCCGAGGACCAGACGAGGCGTCAGACCCCCGCCACCGTGTGGGAAGCGATGATCGCCTGGGCCATCGACGCGCACGTTGGCGTCGTGGCGCTGACGGGTGACGTCGTCGACCGCGCGAATCGCTACTTCGAGGCGCTCGGCCCGCTCGAACGGGGGCTGAAACGGCTCGTCGAAGCCGGCATCGACGTGGTAGCCGTCTCGGGCAACCACGATTTCGACGTCCTGCCGAGGCTCGTCGATACGCTCGCCAGCGAGCGTTTTCACCTACTCGGACGGGGCGGCGTCTGGCAAGAGTTGCAGCTCGAGCGTGCCGGCGAGTTGCTCCGCGTGCAGGGGTGGTCGTTTCCGAGCGAGCATTTCGTCGAGAGCCCGTTGGCCAGTTACACCGCGCTCGCCGAGACGCACGCTTCCACGAATCAAGCCGCGTCGACCATCGTGCTGCTGCATGGCGATCTCGACGTCGCCGCCAGTCGCTATGCCCCCCTCACGCGACGGGAGTTGGCGGCGCTCCCGGTCGCCGCCTGCTTGTTGGGGCACGTACACCGTCCCCTGTACGAGCCTTCTGCCCGTGGCCCGGCGGTACTCTATCCCGGCTCGCCGCAGGCGCTCGATCCTGGCGAAGCGGGCCAGCATGGCCCCTGGCTGCTCGAAGTGGCGGGCAACAGGCTGCGCAGCGCGCGGCAGATCCCCCTCTCGTTGATCCGCTACGAGGAACTCGACGTCGACGTCACCGGCGCGCTCGAACTAGCCGAGGTGCAAACGGCCATCGGCGTGGCGGTGCGAGGCATGCTCGCCGAGATGGCTTGCGATGGCGGCGCGCTCGAATTGCTTTCGCTGCGGCTGAAGCTCGTGGGACGCACGCCGTTGCACCATCGTTTGTCGCGAGAGTTGGCCGGGCAACTCGCCGACTTTCGACCCAGTCACGACAGGGTCCACGCCCAGGTCGAAAAACTTTTCTACGAGACGCTCCCCGCTGTCGACCTGCACGAGCTCGCCCGGGCGCAAGACGCTCCCGGCATGCTGGCCCGCTTGATCCTCGACCTGCAGAGCGGGACGGCGAGCACGGACATCGAGCATCTGACCGGCGCCGCGCAACGACGTCTGCTCGAAGCCCACCATGCGTCGGCCTACGAGCCGATCGCCAGCGACGCGCCGCCGGACGGGGTCGTGGCACGTCGCGTTTTGCACGAAGCGGCGGCAGCGCTGCTCGACGAGCTCCTGGCCCAGAAGGAGCCCGCATGA
- a CDS encoding AAA family ATPase: MSPKFAFTALQVRRAPGFAEAGFRVEQLSPGVNIVFGPNASGKSTFARAIRRLLWPQEAALPQEIRATSLIGELLVDGQNRTIEFDAGYVRHQCEGADADPPLISPADSRDRYLLALHELLSDENRGFAQQIARESAGGYDLRAASEALNFRPQIPKTSKELTALRQCSASLRQAHAEQFELQQRYDTLTELERRREEADATLRMADLVKQALRFTETQTRAAAARSRLEEFPPSMSRLRGDERERLGRFQTRLERAAEQLRDAQRQSEQARLRRDACGLGESGLPAGTIARLRTLFDELETAEAERARQTNERSRARCLADDARAWFGDESSGAPLSELDPSALEELLKLARRLEDHRARYAAARAERDRLVPDRDAGDPDVLRTGLDHLHRWLAAADGPDVDQSPLRWIATAAGAVVLLMSLLAAGIHHLAWLLGAFVGAAFVAVAWLWKGPERAGHRVEEDVVEFQRLGLGAPSSWSSEAVRTFAAELARRWSRARLEAERALRRRELEPELTRLAQEQQALAASRTQLFARWQLAEQDELIASVWVDHLIRWQRAHAEVRALTAAIDTLEQDTAERRSLLAQELATFGYEVRQRADAGGAIDHLSGRHDQFQQAAAAFREAAATTESNQGELERAQREYREWLAGLGLEDECELVPLIERYDAYVAACEECRLAETARDLADAALAAEPGLKDRTPHELAAELSRAGEAAEQARQLSEEIGRIRQEVEAAKKKSDVEQLLAQETTLADELREQRQRVGRAIVGDLLAAQVSRQSRERDRPAVFRRARQLFSKITHGRYQLELDDGEPPCFRAIDTSNGLGRALDELSSGTRLQLLLAVRVAFVESQEQGPKLPLLLDETLGNSDERRASEIIDAALTICREGRQLFYFTAQVDEVRKWREVLAAAGDVPHQVLDLAACRDFSEAERLGRLDPLPAPTVELPSAEGVDHARYGKLLEVPAFDYRQPANAAHVWYVCDDPLAVHDLLELGINNWGQLETLHRLGGPRPAVRNFDFARAEAAARALDRMAELRRVGQGKRVDRAALLESGAETKFFDDMVALSEQVQGDARALLAALEGKAIRGFRGATLGVLREHFLAAGYLDERTTLTRDEIRLETLSAVMHDLNEGRISPARIDQLLSFVDPPANAAPDDGADTNSKPRSKPNGTSSKSGRVAVDSSIGDTLF, translated from the coding sequence ATGAGCCCGAAGTTCGCCTTCACCGCCCTGCAAGTTCGCCGCGCGCCCGGCTTTGCCGAGGCAGGCTTTCGCGTCGAGCAGTTGTCCCCCGGCGTGAATATCGTGTTTGGGCCCAATGCCTCGGGCAAATCGACTTTTGCCCGCGCGATCCGACGCTTACTGTGGCCGCAGGAGGCTGCCCTGCCGCAGGAAATTCGGGCGACGTCACTGATCGGCGAACTCCTTGTCGACGGGCAGAACCGCACGATCGAATTCGACGCCGGCTACGTGCGGCATCAATGCGAGGGCGCCGACGCCGATCCGCCGCTGATCTCCCCCGCGGACTCGCGAGACCGCTACTTGCTGGCGCTACACGAGCTGCTGTCGGACGAAAACCGCGGCTTCGCCCAACAGATCGCGCGCGAATCGGCCGGCGGATACGACCTGCGCGCCGCCAGCGAAGCGTTGAACTTCAGGCCGCAGATCCCCAAGACGAGCAAGGAGCTGACCGCGCTGCGGCAATGCAGCGCCTCGTTGCGGCAAGCCCATGCCGAGCAATTCGAGCTGCAACAGCGTTACGACACGCTGACCGAGCTGGAACGGCGCCGCGAGGAGGCCGATGCCACGCTCCGCATGGCGGACCTGGTCAAACAGGCGCTGCGTTTCACCGAGACTCAGACGCGCGCCGCCGCGGCCCGCAGCCGGCTCGAGGAGTTTCCCCCCTCGATGTCGCGCCTGCGGGGGGACGAGCGCGAGCGGCTCGGCCGATTTCAAACCAGACTCGAGCGGGCTGCCGAACAACTCCGCGACGCACAACGGCAGAGCGAACAAGCCCGCCTCCGCCGCGATGCGTGCGGCTTGGGCGAGTCGGGCTTGCCGGCCGGCACGATCGCCCGGCTACGAACGCTCTTCGACGAGCTGGAAACGGCCGAAGCCGAACGTGCGCGGCAGACGAACGAACGGTCGCGGGCCAGGTGCCTGGCGGACGACGCACGGGCCTGGTTCGGCGATGAGTCCTCCGGCGCCCCCCTGAGCGAGCTCGATCCCTCGGCGCTCGAAGAGTTGTTAAAGCTGGCCCGACGCCTCGAAGATCACCGTGCGCGCTACGCGGCCGCCAGGGCGGAGCGCGATCGACTTGTCCCCGATCGCGATGCTGGAGATCCCGATGTCCTGCGCACGGGGCTCGACCATCTGCATCGCTGGCTGGCCGCCGCCGACGGCCCCGACGTCGATCAGTCGCCTCTCCGCTGGATCGCCACGGCGGCCGGCGCGGTCGTCCTGCTCATGTCGCTGCTGGCGGCCGGCATCCACCACTTGGCGTGGTTGCTGGGAGCCTTCGTCGGCGCGGCATTCGTCGCCGTGGCATGGCTGTGGAAGGGGCCAGAGCGGGCAGGGCATCGCGTGGAGGAGGACGTTGTCGAGTTTCAGCGACTCGGCCTCGGCGCCCCCTCGTCCTGGTCGAGCGAGGCGGTGCGAACATTCGCCGCCGAGCTGGCCCGACGCTGGTCGCGCGCTCGACTCGAAGCAGAGCGTGCCCTGCGCCGCCGCGAGCTCGAACCTGAGCTGACTCGCCTTGCACAAGAGCAGCAAGCGCTCGCGGCCTCGCGCACGCAGCTCTTCGCACGCTGGCAGCTCGCCGAGCAAGACGAGCTCATCGCGTCGGTTTGGGTCGATCACCTGATCCGCTGGCAACGGGCCCATGCCGAGGTGCGGGCCCTGACCGCGGCCATCGACACGCTCGAGCAGGATACGGCCGAGCGACGAAGCTTGCTCGCCCAGGAACTGGCGACCTTCGGCTACGAGGTACGCCAGCGGGCCGATGCCGGCGGAGCCATCGATCACCTCTCGGGCCGGCACGATCAGTTTCAGCAAGCGGCCGCAGCCTTTCGCGAGGCGGCCGCCACCACGGAGTCGAATCAGGGAGAGCTCGAGCGCGCCCAACGCGAATACCGCGAATGGCTCGCGGGCCTGGGGCTCGAGGACGAATGCGAGCTCGTGCCTCTCATCGAGCGGTATGACGCTTACGTGGCAGCCTGCGAAGAGTGCCGTCTCGCGGAAACCGCACGCGATCTGGCGGATGCCGCGCTCGCCGCGGAGCCGGGCTTGAAAGATCGCACTCCGCACGAATTGGCCGCCGAACTGTCTCGTGCCGGCGAGGCCGCCGAGCAAGCACGGCAGTTGAGCGAGGAGATTGGCCGCATTCGCCAGGAAGTCGAGGCCGCGAAAAAGAAGTCCGACGTTGAGCAGTTGCTGGCACAAGAAACCACCCTGGCCGACGAGCTGCGCGAGCAGCGGCAGCGAGTCGGCCGCGCCATCGTCGGCGATTTGCTCGCCGCGCAGGTCAGTCGGCAGAGCCGCGAACGCGATCGCCCCGCCGTCTTCCGCCGCGCGAGACAACTGTTCTCAAAGATCACGCACGGCCGCTATCAGCTCGAACTCGACGATGGCGAGCCCCCCTGCTTCCGCGCGATCGATACGTCGAACGGCTTGGGCCGTGCGCTCGACGAACTCTCGAGCGGCACGCGGCTGCAGTTGCTGCTGGCCGTACGCGTCGCTTTCGTCGAAAGTCAGGAGCAAGGCCCCAAGCTCCCTCTCTTACTCGACGAAACGCTCGGCAACAGCGACGAGCGCCGGGCCAGCGAGATCATCGACGCGGCACTCACGATCTGCCGCGAAGGCCGCCAGTTGTTCTACTTCACCGCGCAGGTCGACGAAGTGCGCAAGTGGCGCGAGGTGCTGGCGGCCGCGGGGGACGTCCCCCACCAGGTGCTCGATCTGGCCGCCTGCCGCGACTTTTCCGAGGCCGAACGACTCGGACGATTGGACCCGTTGCCGGCGCCGACCGTCGAGCTGCCATCGGCCGAGGGAGTCGATCATGCGCGGTACGGAAAACTGCTCGAAGTGCCCGCCTTCGACTATCGCCAGCCGGCCAACGCCGCGCATGTCTGGTACGTCTGCGACGATCCGCTCGCCGTTCACGACCTGCTCGAGCTGGGCATCAACAACTGGGGGCAACTCGAGACCTTGCACCGGCTCGGCGGCCCCCGACCCGCGGTGAGAAACTTCGATTTCGCCCGGGCCGAAGCGGCCGCTCGCGCGCTCGATCGCATGGCCGAGCTGCGCCGCGTCGGGCAAGGCAAACGGGTCGATCGCGCGGCACTGCTCGAGTCGGGCGCCGAGACGAAGTTTTTCGACGACATGGTCGCACTCTCCGAGCAAGTGCAAGGCGACGCCCGGGCCCTGCTTGCGGCGCTCGAAGGCAAGGCGATTCGCGGCTTCCGCGGGGCCACTTTGGGAGTTTTGCGCGAGCATTTTCTTGCCGCCGGCTATCTCGACGAGCGCACCACGTTGACGCGCGATGAGATTCGTCTCGAGACACTCAGCGCCGTCATGCACGATCTGAACGAGGGACGCATCAGCCCCGCGCGGATCGATCAACTGCTCTCGTTCGTCGATCCGCCGGCCAATGCCGCGCCAGACGACGGCGCCGATACGAACAGCAAACCGCGCAGCAAGCCGAATGGCACGTCCTCAAAATCCGGCCGCGTGGCCGTCGATTCGTCGATCGGCGACACCCTGTTTTAG
- the ggt gene encoding gamma-glutamyltransferase yields the protein MTPKFERLTHGRRRGIVWLVLLVCLPTAATRATADDRKISVPHAAVVSVCRQGNEAGVATLHAGGNAVDAAVATAFALAVTYPPAGNIGGGGFMIVHPGGGEPPLCIDYRETAPAAATPTMFGLDADRHTHLQVGVPGTVRGLALAHQRFGKLPWKKLLEPAIRLAAKGFEVREHLAADLNDVLADAPHESEFQRVFAAPRAGGTWQAGDRLVQPELALTLLRIAQHGPEEFYTGETARLLVEEMKAGGGIIAPQDLAAYKAEARTPIHGTYRGYDIYGAPPPSSGGTCLVEMLNVLETFDLRSRGRWSPETVHLTIEAMRRAYLDRARWIGDPAFTDVPARLTTKEYARKLAATIDLAHATPSDSLAGAIPLAAESPHTTHFSVVDAQGMAVANTYTLEESWGSQIVVRGAGFLLNNEMGDFNPLPGHTDRRGNIGTPANVIAPGKRMLSSQCPVVVARDGKAVLVTGSPGGRTIINTVLCVLLGVLEFDEDLHTAIEAPRLHHQWLPDRVSFEGVDAEKFAPLVAELQRMGHRVRQPAYVQGDAHSIWIDPKTGLKQGVADRRIDGHAAGF from the coding sequence ATGACACCGAAGTTCGAACGACTGACGCACGGGCGACGACGCGGAATCGTCTGGCTCGTCCTGCTCGTCTGCTTGCCCACGGCCGCCACTCGGGCGACGGCAGACGACCGTAAGATCTCGGTACCGCACGCCGCGGTGGTTTCGGTCTGTCGGCAGGGCAACGAGGCGGGCGTGGCGACGCTCCACGCAGGGGGTAACGCCGTCGATGCCGCCGTGGCGACTGCTTTTGCCCTGGCCGTTACATATCCGCCGGCGGGCAACATCGGCGGCGGCGGGTTCATGATCGTGCATCCCGGCGGGGGCGAGCCTCCGCTGTGCATCGACTATCGAGAAACAGCACCGGCCGCGGCGACGCCGACGATGTTCGGTCTCGATGCCGATCGCCATACGCACCTGCAAGTAGGCGTTCCCGGCACGGTGCGCGGACTGGCGCTTGCGCATCAGCGGTTCGGCAAACTTCCTTGGAAGAAGTTGCTGGAACCGGCGATTCGTCTGGCTGCTAAAGGTTTTGAAGTTCGTGAGCATCTGGCCGCCGATCTGAACGACGTATTGGCCGACGCGCCGCACGAAAGCGAATTCCAGCGAGTCTTTGCCGCGCCGCGCGCGGGGGGCACGTGGCAGGCCGGCGATCGCTTGGTGCAACCAGAATTGGCGTTGACGCTCCTCCGCATCGCACAACACGGTCCCGAGGAGTTTTACACGGGCGAAACGGCGCGACTGCTCGTCGAAGAAATGAAGGCCGGTGGTGGAATCATCGCTCCCCAAGACCTTGCGGCTTACAAAGCCGAAGCGCGCACGCCGATCCACGGCACCTATCGGGGTTACGACATCTACGGCGCGCCGCCCCCCAGTTCTGGCGGCACTTGTCTCGTCGAAATGCTAAACGTGCTCGAGACATTCGATCTCCGCTCGCGCGGCCGTTGGTCGCCCGAGACGGTACACCTGACGATCGAGGCCATGCGGCGTGCCTATCTCGATCGCGCGCGGTGGATCGGCGATCCGGCCTTTACGGATGTGCCCGCACGGCTCACCACAAAAGAATATGCCCGGAAGTTGGCCGCCACGATCGATCTGGCACACGCGACGCCGAGCGATTCGTTGGCCGGCGCGATTCCTCTGGCGGCAGAAAGCCCACACACGACGCATTTTTCCGTCGTCGACGCGCAGGGCATGGCGGTGGCGAATACCTACACGCTCGAAGAGAGTTGGGGATCACAAATCGTCGTGCGCGGAGCGGGCTTTTTGCTCAACAACGAAATGGGAGACTTCAATCCCCTGCCCGGCCACACCGATCGGCGCGGCAACATCGGCACGCCGGCGAACGTCATTGCGCCGGGCAAGCGCATGCTCAGTTCGCAGTGCCCCGTGGTGGTTGCTCGCGACGGAAAGGCCGTGCTGGTCACTGGCTCTCCGGGTGGCCGCACGATCATCAACACGGTGCTGTGCGTGTTGCTCGGCGTGCTCGAGTTCGATGAGGACTTGCACACCGCAATCGAGGCCCCGCGTTTGCACCATCAGTGGCTGCCCGATCGCGTGTCGTTCGAGGGAGTCGACGCGGAGAAGTTTGCGCCGCTCGTGGCGGAACTACAGCGAATGGGGCATCGCGTGCGGCAGCCTGCTTATGTACAAGGGGACGCCCACTCGATCTGGATCGATCCGAAGACGGGCCTAAAACAGGGTGTCGCCGATCGACGAATCGACGGCCACGCGGCCGGATTTTGA
- a CDS encoding MFS transporter, producing the protein MRRDLRAIVCDGAAFSVMVGIGETYLPAFALAAGMGSVLAGLVASLPMLGGAILQLMAPAGVRMLGSHRRWVVACAACQALCFAPLVTAAYLHRIPTWLVYGVATIYWATGLATGPAWNTWVGRIIPARLRAPFFARRTRFSQAGVLVGFLAGGLLLQAGTAQGDPLTAFAILFGVALLSRSISSYCLASQSEPKSSIAAERYVGPLELLGRIRRGGDGALLLYLLSVQVAVQISGPFFTPFMIRELKMSYAAYVALLGLAYLAKIVALPTLGRLARNAGTWRVLWLGGIGIIPVSAMWLVSDSFYFLAFVQVFGGFAWAAYELAMMLLFFETIHERERTSVLTLFNVGNALAMVVGSLAGGALLHLMGESRWAFYMVFAASGLARVVALGVLAFAREIKLEFVPLLTRTIAVRPAAGTIERPILTSSAVKESGEIIVAGSVPQPANDAHEWQEPAPMRRAA; encoded by the coding sequence TTGCGCCGCGATCTGCGAGCCATCGTCTGCGACGGCGCTGCGTTCAGCGTCATGGTCGGCATCGGCGAAACCTACCTGCCGGCGTTCGCCCTGGCTGCCGGCATGGGGAGCGTCCTGGCCGGCCTGGTTGCCTCGCTACCGATGCTCGGCGGCGCCATCTTGCAACTGATGGCGCCAGCGGGCGTACGCATGCTCGGTTCGCACCGCCGCTGGGTCGTGGCCTGTGCCGCCTGCCAGGCGCTCTGCTTTGCACCACTGGTCACCGCGGCCTACCTGCATCGAATTCCCACCTGGCTCGTCTACGGCGTGGCCACCATCTACTGGGCCACCGGGCTCGCGACGGGGCCGGCCTGGAATACCTGGGTGGGGCGCATCATTCCGGCCCGCTTGCGCGCTCCGTTCTTCGCGCGACGCACGCGCTTCAGCCAGGCGGGGGTTCTCGTGGGCTTTCTCGCTGGCGGATTGTTGCTGCAGGCAGGTACCGCGCAAGGCGATCCCCTGACTGCGTTTGCCATCTTGTTCGGCGTGGCCCTGTTGAGTCGCTCGATTTCATCATATTGCCTGGCTTCGCAAAGCGAACCGAAATCCAGCATTGCCGCCGAACGCTACGTCGGCCCGCTCGAGCTGTTGGGGCGCATCCGCCGCGGGGGGGACGGGGCCCTCTTGCTCTATCTGCTCAGCGTGCAGGTAGCGGTGCAGATCTCCGGCCCCTTCTTCACCCCCTTCATGATTCGCGAACTGAAGATGAGCTACGCCGCCTACGTGGCGCTCCTGGGCCTGGCCTATCTGGCGAAAATCGTGGCCCTGCCGACGCTCGGGCGATTGGCGCGCAACGCAGGCACGTGGCGCGTGCTCTGGCTGGGTGGAATCGGCATCATTCCCGTCTCGGCCATGTGGCTCGTCTCCGATTCGTTCTACTTCCTCGCCTTCGTGCAGGTCTTCGGCGGCTTCGCCTGGGCAGCCTACGAGCTGGCCATGATGCTCCTCTTCTTCGAAACCATTCACGAACGCGAACGGACGAGCGTGCTGACGTTGTTCAACGTGGGGAACGCGCTGGCCATGGTCGTCGGCTCCCTCGCCGGCGGTGCCCTGTTGCACCTGATGGGCGAATCTCGCTGGGCGTTCTACATGGTCTTCGCCGCGTCGGGCCTGGCACGTGTCGTGGCGCTCGGCGTCCTCGCGTTCGCCCGCGAGATCAAGCTCGAATTCGTGCCCCTGCTCACCCGCACGATTGCCGTGCGCCCCGCGGCCGGCACCATCGAACGCCCGATTCTGACGAGCAGCGCGGTCAAAGAGAGTGGAGAAATCATCGTGGCGGGCAGCGTGCCCCAGCCAGCGAACGACGCGCACGAGTGGCAAGAACCAGCCCCCATGCGGCGGGCGGCGTAA
- a CDS encoding NAD-dependent epimerase, with protein MRILVTGAAGFIGFHLARRLLARGEVVIGLDNLNPYYDVRLKEDRLAQLAAHAVFEFHRLDLADRAGMEDLFATAKIERVVHLAAQAGVRHSIDHPHDYVESNLTGFLHVLEGCRRARVEHLVYASSSSVYGANTKLPYSPHDRVDHPVSLYSATKRANELMAHSYSHLYRIPTTGLRFFTVYGPWGRPDMALFSFTAAILAGRPIELFNAGQMRRDLTYIDDAVEAVARVLDRPATPAVDWNSAAPDPATSHAPFRLYNVGNRHPIELPEIVATLEANLGRQAIVKLAPAAAGDVMATCADVESLATDLGYRPGTPFAEGVRRFVEWYVEYYRDGIGRRES; from the coding sequence ATGCGTATTCTTGTGACCGGCGCCGCCGGATTCATCGGCTTTCATCTCGCGCGGCGTTTGCTCGCGCGCGGCGAGGTGGTGATCGGGCTCGACAATCTCAATCCCTACTACGACGTGCGGTTGAAGGAAGACCGCCTCGCGCAACTTGCGGCGCACGCGGTGTTCGAGTTTCATCGGCTCGACCTGGCCGATCGAGCCGGGATGGAGGATCTGTTTGCCACCGCCAAGATCGAACGCGTCGTCCACCTGGCGGCGCAGGCGGGCGTGCGGCACTCGATCGATCACCCGCACGACTACGTCGAAAGCAACCTTACCGGTTTTCTGCACGTGCTCGAGGGCTGCCGCCGGGCTCGGGTCGAACACCTGGTCTACGCCTCGTCGAGCTCGGTCTACGGCGCGAATACCAAGCTGCCTTACTCGCCGCACGATCGGGTCGATCATCCCGTCAGCCTGTATTCGGCCACGAAACGAGCCAACGAGTTGATGGCCCACTCTTACAGCCATCTCTACCGCATTCCCACGACGGGCCTGCGTTTCTTCACGGTGTATGGTCCCTGGGGAAGGCCCGACATGGCGCTGTTCAGCTTCACGGCGGCCATTCTGGCCGGCCGGCCAATCGAGCTGTTCAACGCGGGACAGATGCGGCGCGACCTCACCTACATCGACGACGCGGTCGAGGCCGTGGCCCGCGTGCTCGACCGGCCAGCCACGCCGGCGGTCGATTGGAATAGCGCGGCGCCCGACCCCGCCACGAGCCACGCGCCTTTTCGACTGTACAACGTGGGCAATCGCCATCCGATCGAATTGCCGGAGATCGTGGCCACGCTCGAAGCGAATCTTGGCCGTCAGGCGATCGTCAAGCTGGCTCCCGCGGCGGCGGGGGACGTGATGGCTACCTGCGCCGATGTCGAGTCGCTGGCGACTGATCTGGGCTACCGGCCGGGTACGCCCTTTGCAGAAGGGGTGCGGCGCTTCGTCGAGTGGTACGTGGAGTATTACCGCGACGGCATTGGCCGCCGAGAAAGTTGA